A portion of the Homo sapiens chromosome 16, GRCh38.p14 Primary Assembly genome contains these proteins:
- the FOXF1 gene encoding forkhead box protein F1, with the protein MSSAPEKQQPPHGGGGGGGGGGGAAMDPASSGPSKAKKTNAGIRRPEKPPYSYIALIVMAIQSSPTKRLTLSEIYQFLQSRFPFFRGSYQGWKNSVRHNLSLNECFIKLPKGLGRPGKGHYWTIDPASEFMFEEGSFRRRPRGFRRKCQALKPMYSMMNGLGFNHLPDTYGFQGSAGGLSCPPNSLALEGGLGMMNGHLPGNVDGMALPSHSVPHLPSNGGHSYMGGCGGAAAGEYPHHDSSVPASPLLPTGAGGVMEPHAVYSGSAAAWPPSASAALNSGASYIKQQPLSPCNPAANPLSGSLSTHSLEQPYLHQNSHNAPAELQGIPRYHSQSPSMCDRKEFVFSFNAMASSSMHSAGGGSYYHQQVTYQDIKPCVM; encoded by the exons CGCGGCCATGGACCCCGCGTCGTCCGGCCCGTCCAAGGCCAAGAAGACCAACGCCGGCATCCGGCGCCCGGAGAAGCCGCCCTATTCCTACATCGCGCTCATCGTCATGGCCATCCAGAGTTCACCCACCAAGCGCCTGACGCTGAGCGAGATCTACCAGTTCCTGCAGAGCCGCTTCCCCTTCTTCCGGGGCTCCTACCAGGGCTGGAAGAACTCCGTGCGCCACAACCTCTCGCTCAACGAGTGCTTCATCAAGCTACCCAAGGGCCTTGGGCGGCCCGGCAAGGGCCACTACTGGACCATCGACCCGGCCAGCGAGTTCATGTTCGAGGAGGGCTCCTTTCGGCGGCGGCCGCGCGGCTTCCGAAGGAAATGCCAGGCGCTCAAGCCCATGTACAGCATGATGAACGGGCTCGGCTTCAACCACCTCCCGGACACCTACGGCTTCCAGGGCTCGGCCGGCGGCCTCTCGTGCCCGCCCAACAGCCTGGCGCTGGAGGGCGGCCTGGGCATGATGAACGGCCACTTGCCGGGCAACGTGGACGGCATGGCCCTGCCCAGCCACTCGGTGCCCCACCTGCCTTCCAACGGCGGCCACTCGTACATGGGCGGCTGCGGCGGCGCGGCGGCCGGCGAGTACCCGCACCACGACAGCTCGGTGCCCGCCTCCCCGCTGCTGCCCACCGGCGCCGGTGGGGTCATGGAGCCGCACGCCGTCTACTCGGGCTCGGCGGCGGCCTGGCCGCCCTCGGCGTCCGCGGCGCTCAACAGCGGCGCCTCTTATATCAAGCAGCAGCCCCTGTCCCCCTGTAACCCCGCGGCCAACCCCCTGTCCGGCAGCCTCTCCACGCACTCCCTGGAGCAGCCGTATCTGCACCAGAACAGCCACAACGCCCCAGCCGAGCTGCAAG GCATCCCGCGGTATCACTCGCAGTCGCCCAGCATGTGTGACCGAAAGGAGTTTGTCTTCTCTTTCAACGCCATGGCGTCCTCTTCCATGCACTCGGCCGGCGGGGGCTCCTACTACCACCAGCAGGTCACCTACCAAGACATCAAGCCTTGCGTGATGTGA